Part of the Halogeometricum sp. S3BR5-2 genome, TCCGGGAGACGCGACTCGCCATCGAAATCCAGAAGATACGGGACGCCAACCACTCCCGCGAGACGAAGCCGTACGAACTCACGAGCGACGGGATCAGCGTCTACCGGCAGGCGAACATCTTCTGAGGCGTTCGGTCCGGCGCTCCGGCCCCGGACCGCTCGGTCCGTCGCTGCCCGCCGTCCTGACAGATATTCGAAAAAGAGTGTTTTTGTTTCACTACTATCTTCGAAGATTCGTTTGGTAGGGTACCCGTTTAGGATGACTTCGCGGGAACGACCCGTACGACTGGTGGGCGAGTCGAAGGCCGGACGCGCGCGATGCCGCGCCGTCGCGGCGTTCCTTCGACCTGCCCCGCGAGAGCGCGGACACGACAGCGCGCCACTTTTACGAGTATTTACAAATAAGTGCTACTAGTACGGCCAATTGTCTAATTATTAGCCAAGAGTCCGCAGTATTTATGGTGTTTTGTTATCCAATCACGGAGCGATGCCTGACGGAACCAGCGTCGATTTGACCTTGCTGTTCGGACCGTTCGTGCTCTACTTCGTGTTACTCGTCGTCTACTACGTCTGGGAGGGGCGGCGGGAGCGCCGGATGCGCGAGCGATACGAGTCGGAGGGCGGCCGTGCCCAGTAGCGGCATCGCGGGGTCCGCGGGGACGTGGGTCCTCGGGACGTTCGCGGCCTACCTCGTCGTCCTCCTCGGCATCGGCCTGTACTCCTCGCAGTTGATGGACACCGTCGACGACTACGTCATCGGCGGGCGGGAGATCGGTCCGGTCGTCACCGGCTTTTCCGAACGCGCCTCCGAGATGAGCGGATGGCTCACGCTGGGCGTCCCCGGCGACGCGTTCAACACCGGGGTCATGGCGTTCTACAACGGTCTCGGGATGATACCCGCCGACCTCCTCGCGTGGGCCGGGATGGCCAAGCGCCTGCGGAAGTACTCCGAAATCGTCCGCGCCGTCACGCTCCCGACGTTCTTCGCCACGCGCCTGCAGGACGACTCGGGCGTCGTGAAGGGCGTCTCGTCGGTGATGCTGATGCTGTTCGAGGGCGGCTACGTCGGCGCGCAGATCGTCGCCGCCGGGACGCTCCTGCAGGTGCTGACCGGGGTTTCCCCCCTCGTCGGCATCCTCGCGGGCGGCGTCATCGTCGTCGGTTACACGATGCTCGGCGGCTACTTCGCCGTCGCGTGGTCCGACTACTTCCAGGGCGCCATCATCCTCGCCGCGTTCGTCGCCCTGCCCGTGCTGGCGTTCACCTCCTACGGACTGCCGTTCGACGACCTCGCGTCGATGGGCGGCGGCCTCGCCAGCGTCACCGCCGGGATGACCGGGTGGGCGGCGCTGTTCGGCATCATCAGCTACGCCGCCATCGGTCTCGGCGTCCCCGGCAACCCGCACATCATGGTGCGCTTCATGGGTATCGACGAGGTGCGGAACGTCCGCCACGCGGCGCTCGTCGCGCAGTTGTTCATGTTCGTCGCCTACATCGGCGCCGGCCTCGTCGGCGTGTACGGCCTCATCATCTTCGGGCAAGGTGGCATCACCAATACGGACAACGTGATGCCGATGCTGACGCTGGACCTCCTCCCCGGCGCCCTCGCGGGCGTCGTTCTCGCCGCCGCGCTCGCGGCCATGATGTCCAGCGCCGACTCCCAACTGCTCGTCGCCACGAGCGCCGTCGTCGAGGACGTCTACCACGGCTTCGTCAATCCCGACGCCAGCCAGGCCCAACTGGTCCGCTACTCCCAGATAGTGACGCTCGGACTCGGCGGGGCGAGCATCGCCTTCGCCTACGTCGCCCGGAGCACGCCCATCTACACGCTCGTCCTCGACTACGCGTGGGGCGGCCTCGGCGCGGCCATCGGTCCGACGCTCATCGCCTCGCTGTGGTGGAAGCGTCTCACCACCGCGGGCGCCGTCGCGAGCATGATCGTGGGCGCGACGACGATGATACTCTGGACGCAGCTCTCGACGCTGTTCGCCGCGTTCGGGATGGCCGGGCTGCTGGAGGGCTCCGGCTTCCTCGCGAGTCTCCTCGGCGTCTACGGACTCTTCCCGGCGTTCATCCTGTCGACGCTCACGCTCGTCGTCGTCTCCCTCTTCACCCGCCCGCCGGAGGGCGTCGAAGACCACTTCGAGACGTTCAACCAACCCTGGATGGAGGTCGACGACGCCGGCGGCGCCTCGGGGTACGCGACCGACGGCGGTCGAGTGAGCGACCGAAGCGCCTCCTCGGACGCGCGGTCCGACGGCGGCGACCCCCGCGACCGCGACCGCGACCGCTCCCCGAAGGCCGTCACCGAGACCGACAACATCCGGGCGCACGTCCGCGCGTCGGACTACTGGGGGAAGTGATGCGAGCCGACCCGAGCGCGGCGACCCCGCCGAGCGAGCGGTCGCCCGAGACGGCGACGCTCCCAGTCGTCCCGCCGACGCGCACCCGTGAGTCGGTCGAGTCGGCGGGCCGCGTCGGCGCCGTCGCCTACCCGTACCGGGTGTACGAAGCGTCCGCGACCGTGGGGCGGTCGTTCCTCCCCGAGCGGGAACTCTCGTACGTCGCCAGTGTCGACCGGTCGCGCCGCCTCGTCCTCCGGGCCGACGCCGTCCCCGAGACGGAGACGCGAACCGTCGAGGACGTGTTGGTCCTGCCGGCCGACCTCTCCGAGGACGAGTGCGACGAGCGCGTTCGGAGCACCGTCTTCGAGTGGACGATGCGGAAGTTCGCGCTGGGGAGCCCCCCCGAGGTGTCGTTCGGGCGCGTCGTCGACGCCTACAAACTGTTCTGGGTCGCCGAGCGGCCCGACGGAGACGTCATCGTCGACAGCGTCCGAGACGAGGAGTCGCCGCTGGACGGCTGAGGTCGGTCGCCGGCGCGAGAACCTCCCGCGCGGGCGGAAAGAGAAGAAGCGTTCGGCGAGGGTGCTGCTGCGCTACTCCTCGCGCCGAAGCGTGAGCCAACAGACCAGCAGGCTCATCGCCGCGAGCGAGACGACGAAGCCGAAGCCGGGCGTGGAACCGCTCGTCTCCGTGCCGCCGGCGCCGACTTCGGTGTTTACCTCCGTCGCGGGCGCGGCCGTCTCCTCCGCCTCAGTCGCGGACGCCGCCGTCGGCGTGGCCGTCGACTCCGCCGTCGCGGCGGCCGTTTCGGTCGCCGTCGGCTCGTTCGCGGCGACGGTCACGGTGCCGGCGGCGATGGAGTTGACGCCGAGGGCGTACGTGCCGGGGGTGTCGAAGGTGATGGAGAAGTTCACCCTGCGGCTCTCCCCCTCGTCTATCT contains:
- a CDS encoding sodium/proline symporter; its protein translation is MPSSGIAGSAGTWVLGTFAAYLVVLLGIGLYSSQLMDTVDDYVIGGREIGPVVTGFSERASEMSGWLTLGVPGDAFNTGVMAFYNGLGMIPADLLAWAGMAKRLRKYSEIVRAVTLPTFFATRLQDDSGVVKGVSSVMLMLFEGGYVGAQIVAAGTLLQVLTGVSPLVGILAGGVIVVGYTMLGGYFAVAWSDYFQGAIILAAFVALPVLAFTSYGLPFDDLASMGGGLASVTAGMTGWAALFGIISYAAIGLGVPGNPHIMVRFMGIDEVRNVRHAALVAQLFMFVAYIGAGLVGVYGLIIFGQGGITNTDNVMPMLTLDLLPGALAGVVLAAALAAMMSSADSQLLVATSAVVEDVYHGFVNPDASQAQLVRYSQIVTLGLGGASIAFAYVARSTPIYTLVLDYAWGGLGAAIGPTLIASLWWKRLTTAGAVASMIVGATTMILWTQLSTLFAAFGMAGLLEGSGFLASLLGVYGLFPAFILSTLTLVVVSLFTRPPEGVEDHFETFNQPWMEVDDAGGASGYATDGGRVSDRSASSDARSDGGDPRDRDRDRSPKAVTETDNIRAHVRASDYWGK